In the genome of Sander vitreus isolate 19-12246 chromosome 13, sanVit1, whole genome shotgun sequence, one region contains:
- the LOC144528088 gene encoding transgelin-like, translating to MANKGPAYGLSREVQSKIDKKYDTELEERLAEWIVVQCGVDRPQPGKIEFQNWLKNGCVLCELINSLYGSNKPIKTIKSSTMVFKQMELISMFLKAAENYGVTKTDMFQTVDLYEGKDLAAVQRTLMALGSLAVTKNDGCYKGDPNWFHKKAQENRREFTEEQLTDGKNVIGLQMGTNRGASQSGMTGYGQARQIINNP from the exons ATGGCAAACAAAGGTCCTGCCTATGGTCTGAGCCGGGAGGTACAGAGTAAGATTGATAAAAAATATGACACAGAACTGGAGGAAAGGTTGGCGGAGTGGATTGTCGTCCAGTGTGGTGTGGACCGGCCTCAGCCAGGCAAGATTGAATTCCAAAACTGGCTCAAGAATGGATGT GTGCTGTGTGAGCTCATCAACAGCCTGTATGGATCCAACAAGCCGATCAAGACCATCAAGAGCTCCACCATGGTATTTAAGCAGATGGAGCTGATATCCATGTTCCTCAAAGCAGCAGAAAACTACGGAGTCACCAAAACAGACATGTTTCAGACTGTAGACCTCTATGAAG GCAAGGACCTGGCTGCTGTCCAGAGGACCCTGATGGCTCTGGGTAGTTTGGCTGTCACAAAGAACGATGGGTGTTACAAAGGAGACCCCAACTGGTTCCACAA gaAAGCCCAAGAGAACAGGAGAGAATTCACAGAGGAACAGCTGACCGATGGCAAAAATGTCATCGGCCTGCAAATGGGCACAAATAGAGGAGCATCTCAATCTGGAATGACAGGCTACGGACAAGCCAGGCAGATCATCAACAACCCCTGA